CGTTCTCAgtgagttccctgggaatacctagcatgtcggatggttcccatgcaaatatttcccagcgctcacggaggaacccgatgagcgcgctttcctatgcagcTGTAAGATCTGCCGATGTATTGACTGTCTTCTTCGGGTCAGACGGGTGCACTTGATGCTTCTTTGCTTCCTTGGCAACGTCAAACTCATCGGACTTTGTGTTCCGATTGTCGGCAGGTGGCTGTGTATGATCGGTGACTACGTCAAGTGCATTAAGTTCTTCCCTGACTCCGAACTTGGAAGCGATCTTCTGGAAATCTCTATCGCAGTTATCATAATGAGAAAAACTTCCGTGAACAGTTATTTCTGTCTCgttattgcctggcatcttcagcttcaaATATGCGTAATGAGGGACTTCCATGAACTTGGCAAACGCTGGCCTGCCAAGGATGGCATGGAACTGTGATTCCCAATCTACCACCTCAAACTCGagtttctccttcctgaagttgtcggctgTGCCGAAGACAACGTTCAATGAAATTTTACCAAGGGGATAAGCGGGTCGGGTTGGGATGATGTCGTGGAAGCCAGTGTCAGATTCTTTTAACATATCGACTGACAATCCCATTGCTTTCATTGTACTTCCAAATAGATGGTTTaaaccacttcctccatccatgaacactttgctcatattgtatcctccgatCCGCGCTTCAAGGACTAGGGCagcgtgaccgggccttgggacggcTATCGGATGATCCGCTCTGCTGAATAGGATGTTCTCATCCGACCAATTGATATAATCGGGTTCTGCCACCATAGCCACTTCTGCAAACTTTATCTCCTGTGAAAAATTCTTGGACTCCCTCTTTGAAAAGTTAGTCTTGTGAATCATGTTGACTTGCCCTCGAGATGCAGGATAAACTTCGGTAGGTATGTAGATATCTCCGTCTGGCACATACTATTGCTGCTGAGAATAATTGTAAGCCGCTGCTCTTCCTTCTGTCGAACGAGCCTTTGCTTCCGAATCAAACCTTAGCTCTTTGCATAGCTTCTGAATATCGAGGAATTGCCAACAATCTTTCAGTAGATGCGTAGCCTTCTCAATGTTGTCTTTTGGGTCAATGTAAGCATGCAAGTAACATGGAGCGACGAGCTATTCCGCGGCTGGTAGATAAGGTGCACGACTGCGACTCTTGCTTAATTGCATGCTATAACATCCTTGGCCACACTGGCGGAGGCGACTCACAGCTCGTCCTTCTGCTTCGCAACGAAGATCCCTTCGCCTCTTCCATTGCTCCTCTCTGCTACCGAAATTCCTTCGGCTGTTCCTGTTGTTGTTGCCAGATGAATACGGCAAATCCACTGAGGCTATCAGTGGGACGATGATTTCTGGTGCCGAAGTCCTTAAGTTTGATGCACCTGAATTTGGAAGTCGAAGGAACCCTCCGGAATCGAAGATGAAGTGGACACCGCCAAAGGTCGCGTCCATACTGCTACGCAACCCCAAAGGAATTGGATGCAGTGCTTCAGTGCGTGGAGTGAACTCGAGGGATCCGCAACGAACCGAATTCTTCGGGCTTGAAGGTGCTGGAGAAGCCAGCACGAAAGTTGCTGATGTGACCGGAGCTGTCGATGACGTTCCTTGTACCGACAtgttccccacagacggcgccaattgacgagggtgctcctcgacaatgcccaccttttagggcttagggttgacggaatcctgcaggctgacacggaatatcggataccaaacagacagggagagagatttacccaggttcggggcccttgattaggtaaaacccttacttcctgcttgtctgatcttgattatcgaatatatcgggttacaatggggtagccgaaggctatgactaagatctcgtcgagaggctaagatttcTAATGACTTAGCTCTAGACTTGCGATTAATCTAGCTATtgtgattgtgtgtccctcggcataccctctcctggcccttatattgcaggccaggtctcgagagttctgtccgggtttgactaggttacaaagagttctatGTTTAAACCTTCCTTGTCtatcgtcttcttgccttgttcatcaagaatccTTCTTTGGAACCGACGTATCGGTCCACCTTGGTCAGtagatgatcttcatgggcccctggtcatAGGAGGTAACATAATATtgtttacccgaagggtaatgcccacatcagtgttCCTTCAACcatgtagacacctccgtaaagaggtcgcgATCCTCTGTGCGCTGAAGCGACGACCATTAACGGAGTAAAGTCGTACACCGGTAGATGACCTGCATAAGATCAAAAAAATTATCATTAAAAACCTTATCATTCTTACATAGCCAAAGCGGCCAGATAACGGTAATTTCTCCCACCCTGATAAGTAATTTGAACTTAGAATCCACCCATTTAGCTAATTGCTAAAGATATTTGAAATGCTACGCAGTGGCTGTACGAACTAACAATAAGAGAAAATGTGTTGTATTGTTTCCTTATCCTGGCAAAAAACACATTTCGTACATCCATGTCAGTTACGTTTTGCAATGTTATCTTTCGTAAGAATAACACCACGATGAACATACCATGCAAAAAACCTTTGTTttcaatggtatcttcatcttctaaAGGGATTTATTATTAACTACCGGACTGAATGGGTTCGATTAACGCTTTATACATGTAACCTACCGAAAATACACTATTCTTGGTAATTCCCCAAGGAAATTCATCGTACCCTTGTATCAGCCGAATGAAGCTAACTGGTGTAGTAGTTCATTTTAAGATGCCAGATAGGGTTCAATAAGATCAGTGTGAACGTCATAGTTGGTGGAGATGTTTTCCTCATCTTCGCTAATGTATCACCTTTataatgtacaatattatataaaGCTGGATATTATTTTTGAAGGGTGGTTGCAGCCATTTATCCTCCCAGAACCCTTTCTTTCACCCATGGctgattgacataggcatcccaaatgggcttgccgaagatagtacccggggtttactgaaggcccactacccgaagaataagaggattcgagagcccaagatgtatttaaggaaagatagagttgtaataagaagtgttattttataatctggcgggatgagttagaaaccgtcccggactctgtaatttgtactatacgaatccctcggctccacctcctatataaagggggagtcgagggacgaggagatcatcgaatcattgtctacaaaccctagttttcataatcgtcgagtactttccggctgaaaccttcgagatctacttaccctctacttccaactaaaccctagcctacaatccataggcattgacaagttgataccttgtcactgaTGGATATGATTTTGCTCTTAGAGTATCTCCAACGGggtgacgcaaacggacgctgagcgaccgtttgcatcCGTGCGGGCCGAAAATGCGCCAGAAATCAGCTCCAGcgggcgacgcatagtgactgggccatcCGCAGCGACGCAACCTAccccaaatatgcgtctcggatgcgtctttgcggacgctgcgcggatgcgcaaagtgtccgctcgcgtctggcggatgtTTTCTCGGGACCCGCCTGGCAGAGGCCCAggctcgatgcgtcttctcagccgtGCCAGTACTGGCGctgaggcgtcgcttcggcagtctgcggctgcgtaatggcgatgcctcgcgtggcacgcatccgtcgcctacctctgcgtaCGAAGTAATGGTGATGCCACGTGTGCCGCGGCCGTCGACTGCCTCCTGCCTATATAAATAGGGGCGCGCGCATCTCatatcctcccacactaaaccctagccgccgtagCGCCACTGCCGCTCAACCTCCACCGTAGtgccgctgccgctcaacctccacctttgccaccatgagcagcgccggccgcggccaggctgccgcgcctccacctctgactccacctcccccggccttGAGCTCCAACGAGGAGTTCGACGATATGACGACAACACCGACGACCTACTCGACCCGGTCAGGGATGCCAAGTTCCTGGCTGACacggagaaggaagcagaggaggagcaggcggctgatacgtctcaaacgtatctataatttctt
This Lolium perenne isolate Kyuss_39 chromosome 1, Kyuss_2.0, whole genome shotgun sequence DNA region includes the following protein-coding sequences:
- the LOC127335773 gene encoding uncharacterized protein → MGLSVDMLKESDTGFHDIIPTRPAYPLGKISLNVVFGTADNFRKEKLEFEVVDWESQFHAILGRPAFAKFMEVPHYAYLKLKMPGNNETEITVHGSFSHYDNCDRDFQKIASKFGVREELNALDVVTDHTQPPADNRNTKSDEFDVAKEAKKHQVHPSDPKKTVNTSADLTAA